The Syngnathus acus chromosome 12, fSynAcu1.2, whole genome shotgun sequence genome contains the following window.
tttcttccttttttttataggtATGGCGACTAATAacaaactttcttttttttggtccggTTGGCTTCAATTTTCTGTTCAATATGATATTTTTGTATCCTTCTCAATTTTCAGTCCAACTCCATTCAGATGCATaatatccattttctgaatcaTCTTCGCTAAGGTTGCGGGCATaatggagcctatcccagcaagAGGTAGATACACCTTGAACTGGTCATGAGCCAATCACACATACTTAGGGTTGGGCATCAATTAGAAGTGAAACCGCAGGCAAAAAGattaagaaataataataagaagaaTAGGCTTATTTTACGTTTttcaatttacaatttttaaatgagaaaCAGGAGATGGCCCGTTCCTGTTCAATGGAGACTGCAAAACCGCCTACTTGTAAACAGAAGAAGCATAGCTTATTACACATAAATATCTGaggcgtgtgtgtatgtgtgtgtgtcttgaaatgacatgtttgtgtcaaaaagaaatgcacGTGACCCATTAACACACATTCCACACTGCACATAGAAttgaatatttacaaatgataagTCATGATAAATGcacacaacaataaaatacacgTGAAATTTGCGtactatatacagtatttgtgGATTTGAAAAACGTGGAAATCACAAATATgtgtgcatctgaaaaatgtgAAACCACAGACTGacgaaaaatgagaaaagaatAATATGTGTGCTCGATGCGCAATACACACGTCTATTAACGAAGTAGGAAATTTGTGCAATCATCAAGCTCGTGGTCAATTGGCTTACTATGCGTGTCTTAGGAAACAGGAGTACACAGAGGAAACTCAGGAAAGCACGGAGAAACttaaaaaacatgcaggaatgcgacccctgaggactagagtttgacacctatggtaCACTGTTTAAAGCACTGTGAAGCTGCGGGAATGAGTGAGAGGAAAACAAAGGTCGAGCGCGTTGTAGCGCATATTTAGTCAATGACATGTACACATAACAGTATATATTTTATCACTtattgtttgacattttagggcaggggtctcaaactccagtcctcgggggccgcattccctcgttaaaacacacctgattcaaatgatcagttcatcctcacgttctgcaggagcctgataattgaatcaggtgtgtttaacgagggaaacttggaaaatatgtaggaatgcggcccccgaggactggagtttgagacccctgtttTAGGGGAATTGAGCTTCCCTTGCAATCTTAGAGCGATCACCTCGGTCTTCCACTAATATTGCTCACTTGAAAATTGGGTGGGTTCAAATGAGGAGGCGCTCTGTCTGAGTTCTTTAACAcatctaaaagtaaaaaaacatcccTAAATAAAAGATgcagggcggctcggtggcgcactggttagcacgtccacctcacatTCAGAGGTTGcgcttcctgtgtggagtttgcatgttctccccgtgcctgcgagGGTCTTCTCCGGGTACTCCcgtttcctcccacgtcccaaaaacatgcttggtagtcCGATTGAGCACTTCAAACTGTAGATTGAtagttgtttgtctttgtgtgccctgggattggctggcaaccagttcagggtgtccacCGCCTGCTGCCCAATGACTTCTGGGATaagctccagcatgcccgtgacatccgtggggacaagcggtactgatggatggatggatggatggatggatggatggatggataaaagaTGAAATTCTGAAATTCTTTTCTGAAACCCAAATATTTCCAACAAAAAACTCAGAAATTTACCTTACAGTTTACTGTAGGGGActgtttaatttgtatttggtGCCAGACTTCAAatttgaatgtaaacaaagaatTTTTCTATCACCGGCATTTGGTGTTCTCTCTCTGTGCCGTTGTAAACAGTCTGCCAAATAacagttgcacacaaaaagtGACAATATTCTCTGAAAAGTGTCACGGCCAAAACGCTGAAAACAGTCCAAAATATGTTAACTTGatacaaaaccaacacaaaataattactACAATTAACGGAGGGAGTAAgccatcactcttattattcattgttggtgccttcttgtttttattttgtgttgtttacttgtatgtatatcgtgtactatgtcttgtcaccgtgggatagtggaaacgtaatttcaatttctttgtgtgtcttggcatgtgaagagattgacaataaagcagactttgactttgactttgatcacCAACCttgcaatttttttctgcatcATTTGAGATTGTTAAGAAATGTCATCCACTTCcttaacaatttgtttttagatACAGATACTGTCGTATGCTGGAGGAGGGTTCTTTCAGGGGGCGAACAGGtgactttgttttcatgttcCTCTTTGGTGGATTTCTGATGACTGTATCCTTTTCATTGAAGTTTGGACGGGCAACCTTTTTCTACAGGTCAATTcagtttattttacaaatgtaaatgtgcttatttttatttgtagctTGTTTATCTTTATGTTAACCATTAATGACTTTCAAAACGTAATCACCAAGTGGTACtgtatttctaaaataaagctcttattaccgtattttcacgtTCAAAAGGCGCACTGTAATAAAAGGCGCAGTCTCAGTTGTGtgccatgactgtgtttaaCACACATAGGGCGCAACGGCTCATAGGGCGCGCGTTTTATATATACAATCCACGCCCACACTTAGCCCTTTAACGTTCTCATGGCGCTCTCAACTATGTCCGCCTTACAACAaacacacccacccacacacacacacacacacacacacacacacacacacacacgcacacacggtgCCAGCAGACATGTTAGCTTTACTTGTTTTACATGTTTACTTTGAACAGCCGGTTCACACCAATGTCCAGCGGTTGGAGTTCCTTTGTCGTGCCTCCCGGAATGACAGTAAGCTCGGCGTTCATTGCTTCAATTGCTTTTTTACAtcggctgtgacgacagcacacacacacacacacacacacacacacacacacacacgaggcgcactgcaaatccacgcccactCTTCCCCCGTAAACGTTCTcatggcaacaacaacaacaacacacacacacaagcatacaAGTGTGCGTATTTTAAAGTGAAGCGGGAGCAAAACTGAGTTTGGTATTCACATATTCATTTATTACTGGTATTGGTCATCATTAAACCCATCGAAGTCCTCATCCTCTGTTTCCGAGTTGAACAGCAGCGCTAAATCTCCAACTGACATGCCAGGTTCACTTTCTTCACTGTCAGTCACTTTCCGTGCCGTGTGGCTCCTCGGATATGATGCCGGCTTTTACGAAAGCTCGAACAACAGTGCCAGCAGACATGTTAGCAAGCTCGGCGATCATTtgcttcacttgttttttcacATCAGCTGTGAGATGGGCACGCATAGAGTCACAGATCAACAGCGATGGTGATGCATGGAAAAAACCACCTGGTCCCCTTacatatgtttgtgtgtatatgtatagataccgtatttttcggactataagtcgcagttttttccatactttgggtgggggggcgacttatacgcaggagcgacttatatgtgaattttttcacaaatttttacttgatcattaacacgtTACTTACTAgttagttgatcacttcacagtTGATCAAAGAGCGATCCAGggcgcttgtgtgtgttggctcacatgttgagctcttaatttgtgaaataaagagccggttatCAAACCCAtgtcttgcctggtactttggtaacgctacaatatagttatatacgtagatctgtggaataattggagctgCCAACTGAgaacgaggctgacgtcagcgcgCACGTAGGTCCAGAATcgacagctgttttttttttgtttttttgacagaGAGTATGACTATTCCggaggatttaatgatttggagtgacacggatggttcgttaaaattgttgtttctattacatttatttgatatatctagtctgacgtcagcggctcACGTAGTTCCGGTGTCaacagatgtgtttttttctttttttaagtgacacggaaGATGAAGATTCTGAtgaatttattgatttggagtgacacggatggttcgataaaattgttgtttatattacatttatttgatatatctcgTCTGACGTCCGTGGCGCACTTAGTCTTTTCGGCGGCGTCAACAgctgttttgggttttttttttcttcaagtgacacgatttattgatttggagtgacatggatggttcgataaaattgttgtttatattattgttatttcatacatggtttatatattgttatatgggcctctagaaaaatttgaactgcaacgcgccgctgacgtcggacttgtttacataaaggaggACCAactcgatcgatggatttaatgatttggagtgacacagttggtttgataaaggtgttatttatgttatagttatttgaataactgttattgttacatcaggcccgttctcagcttctcgtttgtgtttatgtcacgttagcataccgtatagtttagcctgttgttgctcgttcatgtctgttcttggtgttggattttgtcgaataaatttcctccaaaatgcgatttatactccggagcgacttatatgttttttttcactttattgtgcattttatggctgatgcgatgtatattccggagcgacttttagttcgaaaaatacggtaataatgAGACAGAGGACGACAGCGAGTGCTCAAGTGTGTGACTGTATTGAACCGACGCCCGTGCGTCATGACGTAACACAACACAGCAGTACCGCTGGGGTATACCATTGTATGTGGGGGCGGGGGTTTTTCCACTCCCTCTAACacagtgcttctcaaatagtgggggGGCGCGGTGCGATACCAAGGGGCCAAGGGGGGCGCGTGTGACACCAgggaacatgcttttcttttggctgtacTATGTAGATTAAAGGGTAATTAGAAATCTACTGCAGTAGGTGGGAGTGGCGGTATCACTGGAAAAGTGTGTGCAAGGAGTAGTCGCTCGACAGTGTAGAGCGCACAGCACAGAGCAGGcaataaaaagtgcagtgggacaccatggaaaaatgttgaacagTGTTGAAAAGAACGGCGGAGAGAGACGGAGATAAGAGAATTAAGAGTCACAAAAAAGCTAAGACAAGGAAATATGACTCGAAGCGTACGTAGCGCTCGGCTTCAGTGCGACTACGATGGGAGGACAAGGAAAGACCGATgtgtttataataataattcattaaatttgtatagcgcttttcaaaaacccaaagacgcttacatgggaacaaggcaaagacatacatgaggggagggggacggggaagaAACAATCGGATAAaataagaagaggaaaccagttatggTAGGGGAGGGTCATGAGCTTGAGAGAAGAGTTACGttttagacgggacttaaatTATGGGGAGTGTGGGGTGAGTCACAGACGACTgaggggagagagttccagagtcggtgatgtgcaggagaagctcggtcaccgaaggatttgagtttagattttgggactgtcagacgtgaagtattggaggatacggaggggacggttggggcagtaggggacaggaggtcggataggtaagtgggagccaggtggtgaaggcttttaaggtgaggaggagtatcttgaagatgatacgctccttaatgggagccagtgaagagagtggagaacaggagtgatgtgttcacgggaccgggtgtgggtaaggaggcgcagcagagttttggactagttgaagtctatggagtgagtgagcagtgattccagtgagaagttaagttaaaagttaaagtcaagccaggatgagatgaaggcgtgatgagggattcagcggcagggagagagaggcagtgCCGGATTTGGCGATGCGTCGGAGGGTGTAAGTAGGAGGTCttgacaactgagctaacatgagggTGGAAGGACAGTGTGGGGTCAAAATAACACCAAGGTttgcgtgccagaggggaggagtgatgtttgaggagtcaatggtgagtgtgatggatccagttttattaaggaggatttagtgcctatgaggagggctctgttttgtcactgttgagtttgagaaagttgtggTCAGCCCATGTTTTTATGTCgagatgcaggtttcaaagTGGGTGAGGAAGGGTTACGGTTGTTTGGTACGTATAtagatctgggtgtcatcagcgtagcagtggaagtcagattgagtttgcggatgacagtaCCAAGGGGAAAGAGGTAACAGATGATAGGAGGGGGCCAAGAACTGAGCCTGGAGGACCCCTTATGTAACTGGGAGAGGATAGATGTGTGaccggagagagagatgaactggtttctgttggtgagataggaggtgagccagtcgagtgcagtttactgtgccttacaatgttggcagcggacagtatgaagccaaataaattaagGCGGCACTTATAAAGTCATTGCACCCCAATCATGCTGATAAGATGCTTGAGGTTTTTCAGTGAAAACTGGCTGAATATTGCCAACAATCAACTTTGTGAATGCTACTTCAGTCAATCAGCAGCACTGTAAGCATCGTATAAAGCAGCGTACCAAATTGCTCagtgcaagaagaaaaaacacaccattgcagaagagctgatACAACCTGCAGCCGTGGATATGGTCTCCGTCATGCTGCGTCATTTTGAGCACaaattgtttattcatttttgttttgtaggttaaaatgttttatatattgtgctcctgagttaatgttgctgattactttgaattgatTGCTGTATTTAAATTAATATATGTATGTTTATGATTAttctattgtattttttcagcataaaatggcagttggtcaagaTGTTGATAGTTTGAATAattatagtttattttttattttaagaaaagTGATGCACTTGAATCTGTTCTGTTACGGACTAAAAAACAACTCGTTATTAATAAAGTTATTCTATTTGTAAATTGAtccttcttttttatttattttttgtttgctttaatgttaataacatgGAGGGGGGGcgcgaaatgttttcttctccctagggggggcatcacagaaaattattgagaagcactgctcTAACATCTCCCCTTTTATACATACATTGCTTCAAGCTCCCGCAAAAATATAAGAAACAAAACTGTGGTGCAGACTAAATTTAAATTCATTCATActgcaaatccacgcccacaaTTCTCCCTCTAACGTTCTCATGGCGCTTTTTAATACGTCCgccttacaacaacaacacacatagGGAGCACTGCATGATAGGGCGCGCTgcacattttgaagaaaatctaagACTTATCCGCGCCTAATAAacgtgaaaatacggtatataccTTACCTAGGATAGCTGTTCCAGATGGCTTCTTAGCTCATCTAGCTTTGAACCCTGctgtttatagtccggtgtgcgttatctatggatttttcttgatttttatgatgtacaAGGATTATATTCAGGTGCGTATTATATTCCAAAAATCACGGTACTTGAGTACATTACAAAGACAAGATATTTTAtcttcaaactgataaacttttgctgtttgcaaataatcattaacttagaattttaTGACTTTACAATGACTAAATGACAATGGTTTCATGTCATTGTATATAAACACAATGTGATTATGATCTCCCATACCAATATTAGGTATGAAATAGTTCAATGTTTTGGCACATGCTAATTGCAGTCTTCACACTAAccatggttaaaaaaacaatatattttttcagctTCCTGAATATTATTTCAGATATTTGGAACTTTTGTGAGTTTGGTGTTCCTGGGCCAAGCTTTCACAATAATGTTGGTGTACATATGGAGTCGACGAAATCCAAATGTTCGAATGAATTTCTTTGGCCTTTTGAATTTCCAGGCACCCTTCCTGCCTTGGGTGCTGATGGGATTTTCACTTCTGCTGGGCAATTCCATCATTATAGATCTTTTaggtaaaatatttataacaaTCATCTGCAATACACTGTGTGGTGAATGATGTCTCTTAATAATTGTCTTTCAATGTCTTTTGCCTTTCTCAGGTATCGCAGTTGGTCATGTATACTTCTTCTTGGAAGACGTCTTCCCTAACCAGCCTGGAGGTGGAAGATGGCTGAAGACTCCATCGATCATGTGAGCTGCTAAAACCTTTAAACCATTTAAGCACCAGAAATTGTTCTATTTTTGTGGGCACTGACTGCTTCGCACATTGGGCTTATACACACAACCAACGTTGAGTGACTTATCTTCTTTTAAGTTAGTCTTTTGGTGTTTACTGGCGGTTTGCAATCTACAACTCCGGCAACTTGAAACAGGAGCAAATAAGTAAATAGCTCTGATTGGCTATTGTCACAAATGAGACCACCTCCTTCTGCTTTGAGTATGATGGCAGTTTGCAGCTGTAGCCTTGCATTACAGCCATTGTAAAATGAGAAAGTGTTCTCAATTGGCTTACCTGGTAAAAcattgaataataaaaaatacaataaaataaaaatactgtatGCTTATTGCAACCAGGCACATGCTTGATCAAGAAATATGCACACACTGATCACTGTAATCAACTGAAATTTATCAGTAATCACGATCACGATCAGGCCTAGTAGATTCAAGTAAATATGACAGTGAAGTGGCAAAACAAAACTCTACAGATCACTCTCTGAAAAACTTTACACTTTAATGTGATTGATaacttcccatgggctcaccacctgtgggagggacCAAAGAGGTCGGGTGCaaagtgagctgggcggcggccaaaggcggggacatggaatgtcacctctttggcaggaaaggagcccgagctggtgtgcaaGGCAAAAAAGTTCCAattagacatagtcggacttgcctccacacacagtttggcttCTGATATAAATCCTCTTgggaggggctggactcttttccactctggagttgcccacggtgagaggtgtcgagcaggtgtgggcatactCATTGCCCCCCGGGTGGGCGcttgcacattggggttcaccccggtgaacgagagggtagtctccctccgccttcgggtgggggggacgggtcctgactgttgttttttgtctttgcaccAACCGGCAGCTCAGAgcacccaccctttttggagtccttggaagaagtgctggagagcgctccctctggggactccatcgttctactgggtgacttcaatgctcacgtgggcaatgacagtgagacctggaagggcgtgattgagaggaacggccccccccgatctgaactcgagcggtgttctattggaattctgtgctcgacacggattgtcaataatgaacaccatgttcaagcataagggtgtccatgtgtgcacttggcaccaggacaccctaggccgcagttcgacaatcgactttgtagttgtgtcctcggatttgcggccgcatgtttcggacactcgggtgaagaaaGGGCCggtgctgtcaactgatcacttGGTGGTgtgttggctccgatggtgggggaagatgctggtccgacctggcagacccaaacgtatTGTGAGGGtgtgctgggaacgtctggcagaatcccctgtcagaaagagcttcaactcccacctccggcagagctttccCGGGAAGTGGAGGACATTGAGtctgagtggaccatgttccgtgccGCCATCGTTGAGGCAGCCAACCGTAGCTGTAGCCGTAAGGTGgtcggtgcctgtcgtggcggcaacccccgaacccgctggtggacaccgatggtaagggatgccgtcatgctgaaggagtcctatcAGGCCGTCTTGGCCTGTCGGACTCCGAAGGCAGCCAAGCGGACAcacctctacaacattgcgtggacatcagggacagtgcctctggatcgGAAGACTGGGGTGGTCGTCCCCCTTTTTAAGAAgagggaccggagggtgtgttccaactacagaggaatcacactcctcagcctccctagtaaggtctattcaggggtgctggagaggatgGTTCATCGGGAGGTCAaatctcggattcaggaggagcagtgtggttttcgtcctggccgtggaccagctctacaccctcggcagggTCCTCGGGGGTGCACGGGAGTTCGCTCAatcagtccacatgtgttttgtggacctggagaaggcgtttgaccgtgtccctcggggagttctgtggggggtgcttcgggagtacagGGTGCCaaaccaactgataagggcggtacGGTCCTTGTACcatcgatgccagagtttggtccgcatttccggcagtgtGTCGGATatgttcccagtgagggttggactccgccaaggctgccctttttcaccgattctgttcataacttttacggacagaatttctaggcgcagccgaggcattGAAGATGTCCGGTTTGGTGACCTCGGTattgcatctctgctttttgcagacaatgtggtgctgttggcttcttcaagccatgatctccagctctcactggaatggtttgcagccgagtgtgaagcggtcgggctGAAAGGCaacacctccaaatctgagaccatggtcctcagtcggaaaagggtggaatgccctctgcggatcggggatgagatcctgccccaagtgaaggagttcaagtatcttggcgTCTTGTCCACgagcgagggcaggatggagcatgAGATCAACAAGTGGATCGGTGCAGTGTCTGCTgtgatgcggactctgtaccggtccatTGTGGTTAATTTCAAtcgattttaattttaatcgAATTTAAatggtcgatttacgctcctaccctcagcTATGGTCACGatctatgggtcgtgaccaaAAGGACAAGATCCTGGATACAAGGGgctgaaatgagtttcctctgcagggtgtccgggctctcctttagagatagggtgagaagctcggtcatccgggagggaCTCGGAGTcaagccgctgctcctccacgttgagaggagccagatgaggtggctcaggcatctcatcaggatgcttCCTGGATGCCTCCCCGGggggtgttccgggcatgtcccactgGCAGGAGACCCTGGAGACGACCCAGGacacgctggagagactatgtctcttggctggcctgggaacgcctttgGATCCCCGGGGtgagctggacgaagtggctgggcagagggaagtctgggcatccctcctaaagctgctgcccctgcgacctgaccccggataagcggcaGATGGATgtgattaataaaataaactttgAGTCCAGAATAATGCTTTATATGTATATCTTTATCTCCTAACCTAACCCCACACTACTAGAAAGATGCTGTTTGACACACCTGACGATGATGCCAATTACAATCCATTGCCTGAGGATCGCCCAGGAGGGTTTGCTTGGGGAGAGGGACCACCACATTTTGGAGGTTAACGATAATTCggttttgttctttcagtatctttcaaaaatgttccacCAGAGTGATGACGTTGTACTGATAAGATTTTTTGATTCATGGGCGGAtaatgcaacaacaacaaaaagagagagaaatccaatgattatttttgtttagtttttcacTGTGGATTTAAATTATCCTAACAATTTCCAATGCCAGTCTCTCTCTGGAaagtcatgttttctttttcttctctgttaGTAGTGGACAAATGAGGTCATGGttgcaattatttttacaataagGGTTAAGTCAAAAAGCTGAACTGTTTACTAATCTGTTCAACacagtaaatttcaaacttaGGGTTGACTGTCTTTGATGctatcattttattatttggttTTCATTCGCACAGTACTGTGCAATTTGTCATGTCTgtagttgtttttcttttttaaattaaatattacttGTTGGTTGAACAATGCAAAATCTGGTCATTATAACATCATCGTCACTCTTCATCTATCATATACATTTAGATATGATAGACAAGTGCATTAACAAAAtatctgattaaaaaataattctgacTATTGCTCAACCAATGAACAGAAATAATCACAGGCAAAGATCGATTAGCATGCAGCTGCAGTGGGGTGAGGGGTTTAATATTGCATTCCCTTGATGAACACTGGAGCTTTAAttgatatttatatttatatgttAAGTTTATAACCGTTAACAACTAGGCTAAACTAGGTCAtcaaaatatcacaaaaacATACTCAAGTGCTgagaaagtaaacaaaaaacatttctgaaaTTTCTGTTCAGTAATTATCTTTCTGTATTAACAGAACCTTTTGCCTATAAATTCTGTACTTGTGACCCTCtatttcaattattattttttaaggaACATGGCTGTAATTGATTGGccaattaattttaaaaatatatctaataaaacaactttttgtGGATGCCATATCATgctaaaatcttttttttttttttagctttttaaaatgctaattTCTCACCAAAAACACACCCCAAAGTAGTGTTttccagggc
Protein-coding sequences here:
- the derl2 gene encoding derlin-2 isoform X1; translated protein: MAYHTFQQEYLQIPLVTRAYTTACVLTTAAVQLEIITPFQLYFNPDLILRNYQVWRLITNFLFFGPVGFNFLFNMIFLYRYCRMLEEGSFRGRTGDFVFMFLFGGFLMTIFGTFVSLVFLGQAFTIMLVYIWSRRNPNVRMNFFGLLNFQAPFLPWVLMGFSLLLGNSIIIDLLGIAVGHVYFFLEDVFPNQPGGGRWLKTPSIIKMLFDTPDDDANYNPLPEDRPGGFAWGEGPPHFGG
- the derl2 gene encoding derlin-2 isoform X2; translation: MAYHTFQQEYLQIPLVTRAYTTACVLTTAAVQLEIITPFQLYFNPDLILRNYQAPFLPWVLMGFSLLLGNSIIIDLLGIAVGHVYFFLEDVFPNQPGGGRWLKTPSIIKMLFDTPDDDANYNPLPEDRPGGFAWGEGPPHFGG